In Francisella salimarina, the following proteins share a genomic window:
- a CDS encoding MFS transporter — protein sequence MLLITIKIILSALMVLGLIYISEKSPRLGGLFSGLPLSVGLFTYFYARENGLQFLIDSMPYAFAGFCCTLLFTIGFYLGGKLFLNNRYFNTLSALFVGFIIYFISGYILTKFSINIFSGFMIFLVAMFITILFFRRVADNKHTKVAVKLKPANKLIVITFRIILVASLVLVITGVSRIVGHEWAGIFSSFPVMLTSVTTVLIFTYKDQLFPGVLKHFSYGVSILLIYDLLIYWLYPIMGINWGTVVAYIVCFVYLSLLNKLNQ from the coding sequence ATGTTGTTGATTACTATAAAAATAATATTATCAGCTTTAATGGTACTAGGATTAATATATATATCTGAGAAAAGTCCTAGATTAGGAGGTTTATTTTCAGGTTTACCACTTAGTGTTGGTCTTTTTACTTATTTTTATGCGCGTGAGAATGGATTACAGTTTTTGATAGATTCAATGCCTTATGCTTTTGCAGGATTCTGTTGTACTTTGTTATTTACAATAGGTTTTTATTTAGGTGGCAAATTATTTCTTAATAATCGTTATTTTAATACTTTAAGCGCTCTTTTTGTTGGTTTTATTATTTATTTTATCAGTGGCTATATTCTTACAAAATTTAGTATTAATATATTCTCTGGTTTCATGATATTCTTGGTCGCCATGTTTATCACGATTCTTTTTTTCAGAAGAGTTGCTGATAATAAGCATACAAAGGTAGCTGTTAAGCTTAAACCTGCTAATAAACTAATTGTTATTACATTTAGGATTATTTTAGTTGCTTCATTAGTCTTAGTGATTACTGGAGTGTCTCGTATAGTGGGTCATGAGTGGGCCGGTATTTTTTCATCATTTCCAGTTATGCTAACGTCCGTGACTACAGTTTTGATATTTACATACAAAGATCAGCTATTTCCAGGTGTGTTAAAACATTTCTCTTATGGAGTTTCTATATTATTAATCTATGACTTATTGATATATTGGTTATATCCAATTATGGGTATTAATTGGGGTACTGTAGTTGCTTATATTGTTTGCTTTGTGTATCTATCATTACTAAATAAGCTAAATCAGTAG
- the abc-f gene encoding ribosomal protection-like ABC-F family protein: MIFFKNVSYQVEIKELFDSINFSIFPNQKIGLVGKNGTGKTTLFNLVQGNLTPDKGDIEIAKNTRIVTVKQEVNDFEAKVIDYVVNGIESLKQLKIQMQKSLESENFVDYSKYHEEYESLGGYAIESQAGKLLSGLGFSISHLQQKVKELSGGWQIRLNLAQALLQESDILLLDEPTNHLDLDAVLWLEEYLQEYKGSLLLISHDRIFLDNVVKQIFHIDNKNIDTYAGNYSSYEKQSYEQKVLQQKQFEKQQKHIAHLQSFVDRFKAKASKAKQAQSRVKMLEKIQRIEAVKSDSEFGFEFKQVKEHLGGTLVSLQNADLGYGDKKILNNVKLNIYNEMRIGLLGLNGAGKSTLIKSLIGEIDILSGKIEKHPNLRVGYFSQHSLDMLDSEASPLLHMQRLDSQATQEKLRTFLGSFNFVGDKALAKAGTFSGGEKARLALAMIVYQEPNFLLLDEPTNHLDIGVREALTVALQSFQGAIILVSHDRFLLESTVDEYMLVGEGQVKPFDGDMKDYYKYILEVKKTENNISSKSPESSDDTKKQDRKLSADKRKQLKPLQDKVKKLERALEKLQQQDQQMQDALQNQDLYDDKQKLQQTLLEHSQLKEKIEQTELEWFEALQELESLKEMKN, encoded by the coding sequence ATGATTTTCTTTAAAAATGTATCTTATCAAGTAGAGATAAAAGAACTTTTTGATAGTATTAACTTTTCAATTTTTCCTAATCAAAAAATAGGCCTTGTGGGCAAAAATGGTACAGGTAAAACGACACTTTTTAACCTTGTACAAGGCAATTTAACACCAGATAAGGGCGATATTGAGATTGCTAAAAATACCCGTATAGTTACTGTTAAGCAAGAGGTTAATGATTTCGAAGCTAAAGTGATAGATTATGTAGTCAATGGTATAGAATCTTTAAAACAATTGAAGATCCAAATGCAAAAATCTTTAGAGTCTGAGAACTTTGTAGATTACTCAAAATATCATGAAGAATATGAATCTTTAGGAGGTTATGCAATAGAGTCTCAAGCTGGTAAATTGCTCTCAGGTTTAGGTTTTAGTATTAGTCATTTGCAACAAAAGGTAAAAGAGCTCTCAGGTGGTTGGCAGATACGTTTAAATCTTGCTCAAGCACTGCTACAAGAGTCAGATATTTTACTACTCGATGAACCAACTAACCATTTAGATTTAGATGCTGTATTATGGTTAGAAGAGTATCTACAGGAATATAAAGGTTCTTTACTACTTATTTCACATGATAGAATCTTTCTAGATAATGTTGTCAAGCAAATATTTCATATCGATAATAAGAATATAGATACTTATGCTGGTAACTATTCATCTTATGAAAAGCAGTCTTATGAGCAAAAAGTACTACAACAAAAGCAGTTTGAGAAACAACAAAAGCATATAGCTCATTTACAGAGTTTTGTTGATAGATTTAAAGCTAAAGCATCAAAAGCAAAACAAGCACAAAGTCGTGTCAAAATGTTAGAAAAAATACAGCGAATAGAAGCTGTTAAGTCAGATTCTGAATTTGGCTTTGAATTTAAACAAGTTAAAGAGCATTTAGGTGGAACTTTAGTTAGTCTACAAAATGCTGATCTTGGCTATGGTGATAAGAAGATCTTAAATAATGTAAAACTAAATATCTATAATGAGATGCGTATAGGTCTATTGGGTTTAAATGGAGCTGGTAAGTCAACTTTGATTAAATCTCTAATTGGTGAGATTGATATTTTATCAGGTAAGATTGAAAAGCATCCAAATCTTAGAGTAGGGTACTTCTCGCAACACTCATTAGATATGCTCGATTCTGAAGCCTCGCCATTATTACATATGCAACGCTTAGACTCACAAGCAACTCAAGAAAAGCTTAGAACTTTTTTAGGTAGTTTTAACTTTGTGGGCGATAAGGCTTTGGCAAAGGCAGGAACCTTTTCTGGTGGTGAGAAGGCTAGATTAGCTCTAGCAATGATTGTATATCAAGAGCCTAACTTTTTATTACTAGATGAACCAACAAACCACTTAGATATTGGCGTTCGAGAGGCTTTAACTGTAGCATTACAGAGTTTCCAAGGAGCTATAATATTAGTTTCGCATGATAGATTTTTATTAGAATCAACAGTTGATGAGTATATGCTTGTTGGTGAAGGGCAGGTTAAGCCTTTTGATGGGGATATGAAAGATTATTATAAGTATATTCTTGAAGTTAAAAAGACTGAGAATAATATATCAAGTAAGTCACCAGAATCTAGTGATGATACTAAAAAGCAAGATAGAAAATTATCTGCAGATAAAAGAAAGCAACTTAAGCCACTTCAGGATAAAGTCAAAAAACTTGAAAGGGCGTTAGAAAAATTACAACAGCAAGATCAACAAATGCAAGATGCTCTCCAAAATCAGGATTTATATGATGATAAGCAAAAACTTCAGCAAACTTTACTTGAGCATTCTCAGTTAAAAGAAAAAATAGAACAAACTGAATTAGAATGGTTTGAAGCCTTACAAGAGTTAGAAAGTTTAAAAGAAATGAAAAATTAA